Proteins from a single region of Saccharospirillaceae bacterium:
- a CDS encoding hemin-degrading factor, whose amino-acid sequence MTTEKQQSLLQQWQQLLAKEPKLRIRNAAERLGVSEADLLVLQLGGEHITLLSGDFKRLLTEVEALGTVMALTRNDAMVHEKIGQYKDLSIHGNMGLALGVIDLRLFFSRFVHGFYVQEKQEQGIRRSLQFFNAQGEAVHKIYAKEGTDIHEFEELVKRYRAAQQHVIKIEPVTEAEDLLSAPDDLDITALRQGWDELKDVHHFQTLLKRHKLARVPAYQAIGADYALPLDPLAFEQALEKAAERQQSIMIFVGSDGVIQIHTGVINKLLRTGPWFNILDPEFNLHANTDMIRHLWLVRKPTSDGIITSLEAFDNQGKQLVLLFGERENGQPEMAGWRELVHELIAQHSKESGHAS is encoded by the coding sequence ATGACGACTGAAAAACAACAGAGCTTGTTACAGCAGTGGCAGCAACTGCTTGCTAAGGAGCCTAAATTACGCATTCGTAATGCTGCAGAAAGACTGGGCGTTAGTGAAGCAGACTTGTTGGTTCTGCAGCTGGGCGGTGAGCACATTACGTTATTGTCTGGTGATTTCAAAAGATTACTGACGGAAGTAGAAGCTCTGGGAACGGTAATGGCACTCACTCGTAACGACGCCATGGTCCATGAAAAAATCGGTCAATATAAAGACTTATCGATTCACGGTAACATGGGATTAGCGCTAGGTGTGATTGATTTGCGCTTGTTTTTCAGTCGATTTGTGCATGGTTTTTATGTTCAGGAAAAACAAGAACAAGGTATTCGTCGCAGTCTGCAGTTCTTTAATGCTCAGGGAGAAGCAGTTCATAAAATCTATGCCAAAGAGGGTACGGACATTCATGAATTTGAAGAACTGGTTAAACGTTATCGTGCGGCGCAGCAACACGTCATCAAGATAGAGCCGGTTACTGAAGCAGAGGATTTATTATCCGCTCCCGATGATCTTGATATTACTGCGTTGCGTCAGGGGTGGGACGAACTGAAAGATGTGCATCATTTTCAGACTTTACTGAAGAGACACAAGTTAGCGCGTGTTCCTGCGTATCAGGCAATTGGAGCGGATTATGCGTTACCACTCGACCCACTGGCGTTTGAACAGGCATTAGAGAAGGCCGCTGAACGACAGCAGTCAATTATGATATTTGTTGGTAGCGATGGTGTGATCCAGATTCACACCGGTGTAATCAATAAATTACTGCGCACTGGACCTTGGTTTAATATTCTTGATCCGGAGTTTAATCTGCACGCTAATACCGACATGATCCGTCATTTATGGCTGGTCCGTAAGCCAACCTCTGACGGTATTATCACCTCGCTGGAAGCATTTGATAATCAGGGCAAACAGTTGGTCCTGCTATTCGGTGAGCGTGAAAATGGTCAACCAGAAATGGCTGGTTGGCGAGAGTTAGTGCATGAGTTAATTGCTCAACATTCTAAGGAGTCAGGCCATGCCAGTTAA
- a CDS encoding ABC transporter substrate-binding protein encodes MPVNITWTRLLKIFTAFIVCFSALTHANTSAESNNQPRIISIDGSITEIVYELGAGGQLVAVDTTSRHPKAALELPDVGYMRRLSTEGILSMQPDMVIASQDAGPAEVFTQLQQAGVEVVRIQSQYSLDGVLAKVDQVAQALGEQQKGKQLQQNIRQKTEQALAEIPEGASRKSLFILGAGNRGLMAAGKNTQAQAMLDLVSADNVMEYEGYKPVSAEGALLANPEVVLVAYTGPADPEGLTASLAMTDAQKNNRIHTINTSVVLGFGPRLAEAVEQLVTVLYPQNVVGGD; translated from the coding sequence ATGCCAGTTAATATTACTTGGACTCGTCTTCTAAAAATATTTACAGCTTTTATTGTCTGTTTCAGTGCGCTGACTCATGCAAATACCAGTGCCGAGAGCAATAACCAGCCGCGTATTATCAGTATTGATGGTTCAATTACTGAAATTGTTTACGAGCTGGGCGCCGGTGGTCAGCTGGTCGCCGTCGATACCACCAGTCGCCATCCGAAAGCAGCTCTTGAATTACCCGATGTTGGTTATATGCGCCGTTTATCGACGGAAGGTATTTTATCGATGCAACCCGATATGGTTATTGCATCTCAGGATGCCGGGCCTGCGGAGGTATTTACTCAGCTGCAGCAAGCGGGAGTTGAGGTTGTGCGTATTCAGAGTCAATACAGTCTTGACGGTGTATTGGCGAAAGTTGATCAGGTTGCACAAGCATTAGGAGAGCAGCAAAAAGGTAAACAATTACAGCAGAACATTCGCCAAAAAACGGAACAGGCCCTCGCCGAAATTCCCGAAGGTGCTTCAAGAAAATCGTTATTCATTCTCGGGGCTGGTAACCGCGGTTTAATGGCTGCCGGGAAGAACACCCAGGCACAGGCGATGTTGGATTTAGTGTCTGCCGATAACGTGATGGAATACGAAGGCTACAAACCGGTCTCTGCGGAAGGTGCCTTACTTGCAAATCCGGAAGTTGTATTGGTGGCCTACACCGGACCGGCTGATCCTGAAGGCCTGACAGCATCGCTGGCAATGACAGATGCCCAGAAAAATAATCGCATTCATACGATTAATACCTCGGTGGTTCTCGGTTTTGGTCCTCGTTTGGCTGAAGCGGTTGAGCAGTTAGTTACTGTGTTGTATCCCCAAAATGTTGTCGGTGGCGATTAA
- a CDS encoding iron ABC transporter permease: MQTARRLRALFGSVRAFGWQGGLLVITFLFLFLLALSSGPIPMDFSQVLQSLSNAISGAEIQGQSDWVVRELRLPRAVMAILIGAGLAVAGVVTQGIFRNPLADPGLIGVSSGAALAAVAVIVLSNSWLAFWVQLTGIFALPLAAFLGAMIVSLIIYRLGTINGQTQIAMLLLAGVAINVIAGALTGILTYVADDQQLRSMTFWSMGSLAYGRWSEISALFLCVLLPLLILPGFSRLLNALLMGEAVATHLGFQVQRGKFTLLAAAALMVGAGVAVAGMIGFIGLVVPHLMRLLLGPDHRQLVPASMICGATLLLLADLIARTWLAPADIPVGLVMAILGGPVFLLLLTQQIKSVRSR, from the coding sequence ATGCAAACAGCGCGGCGCTTGCGGGCTCTTTTCGGTTCTGTCCGCGCTTTTGGCTGGCAAGGGGGATTGCTGGTTATTACCTTTTTATTTCTATTTTTACTGGCGCTATCGTCGGGTCCCATCCCGATGGATTTTTCTCAAGTATTGCAATCGCTGTCAAATGCCATCAGTGGAGCAGAAATTCAGGGACAGTCAGACTGGGTGGTTCGTGAACTGCGACTACCGCGTGCAGTGATGGCCATTTTGATAGGCGCTGGTCTGGCGGTAGCGGGTGTTGTTACCCAGGGTATTTTTCGTAACCCTCTGGCTGATCCCGGCTTAATTGGTGTCTCCAGTGGCGCAGCGTTGGCAGCAGTTGCCGTTATTGTACTCAGTAATAGCTGGCTGGCGTTTTGGGTACAACTGACTGGGATATTTGCACTCCCTCTGGCCGCTTTTTTGGGGGCTATGATAGTGAGTCTGATCATTTACCGGTTAGGTACCATTAACGGCCAGACACAAATTGCGATGTTATTACTCGCGGGGGTTGCTATTAATGTGATTGCCGGAGCATTAACCGGCATTCTGACGTACGTGGCCGATGATCAGCAATTACGTTCCATGACCTTCTGGTCTATGGGCAGTTTGGCATACGGTCGCTGGTCAGAAATTTCCGCACTGTTTCTTTGTGTTTTATTACCATTGTTGATCTTGCCAGGATTTTCTCGTTTATTAAATGCACTATTAATGGGTGAAGCCGTGGCTACCCATTTGGGTTTTCAGGTACAGCGGGGGAAATTCACTTTATTGGCGGCTGCAGCACTCATGGTAGGTGCTGGCGTGGCGGTTGCCGGTATGATTGGTTTTATCGGTTTGGTCGTTCCACATCTGATGCGTTTATTACTTGGACCTGATCATCGTCAGTTGGTGCCTGCCAGCATGATCTGCGGTGCCACTTTATTATTGTTGGCAGATTTGATTGCCCGCACCTGGTTAGCACCAGCCGATATCCCGGTTGGCTTAGTAATGGCAATACTCGGTGGTCCGGTATTTTTATTATTATTAACCCAACAAATTAAATCGGTACGTAGCCGTTGA
- a CDS encoding heme ABC transporter ATP-binding protein: MIQITNLSVQRGNKNILDDVSCVISTGKKLAILGANGAGKSTLLKCISREISDYHGQILLEGNALHQWPALQRAKHLAVMPQKVELTFPFQVYQVVAMGRSPYGDENQSHDLIQQAMSRTDVWHLRDRSYPLLSGGEQQRVQLARVLLQIWQPNQDTEDGALKQRYLLLDECTSALDPAHQHGIMTLAGQFAQQGVAVLAVMHDVALAASWADDVLILKHGAELASGGRQLLADADVLQQAYDLDCNLAMQYAQQNQQWLACR; this comes from the coding sequence ATGATTCAGATAACCAACCTTAGCGTTCAGCGTGGCAATAAGAATATTCTCGATGATGTCAGTTGTGTCATTTCTACGGGAAAAAAACTGGCGATTTTGGGAGCGAATGGTGCGGGTAAATCAACTTTATTAAAGTGCATCAGTCGGGAAATCAGTGATTACCATGGTCAGATTCTTCTTGAGGGGAATGCTCTTCATCAATGGCCTGCTTTACAGCGGGCAAAACATCTTGCGGTTATGCCACAAAAGGTTGAGCTGACATTTCCATTCCAGGTGTATCAGGTAGTGGCGATGGGAAGGTCGCCTTATGGCGATGAAAACCAGAGCCATGATTTAATTCAGCAGGCGATGTCGCGAACTGATGTCTGGCATTTACGTGATCGTTCGTATCCCCTGTTATCCGGCGGTGAGCAACAACGGGTGCAATTGGCTCGGGTATTATTACAGATCTGGCAGCCAAACCAGGATACAGAAGATGGCGCGCTTAAACAGCGGTATTTATTATTGGATGAATGTACATCGGCGCTGGATCCGGCTCATCAGCATGGGATTATGACGCTGGCGGGTCAGTTTGCTCAACAGGGTGTAGCAGTGTTAGCAGTGATGCATGATGTGGCATTAGCTGCCAGCTGGGCCGACGATGTTCTGATTCTAAAACACGGTGCTGAACTCGCATCCGGTGGCCGGCAATTATTGGCCGATGCGGATGTGTTGCAGCAGGCATACGATCTTGATTGCAATCTGGCAATGCAATACGCACAACAAAATCAGCAATGGCTGGCTTGTCGTTAG
- the dinB gene encoding DNA polymerase IV yields MFLPVDIGYSAVCINSVVFKPMTLLRPDTFSSRKVIHIDCDCFFAAVEMRENPTYRDIPIAIGGDAKRRGVISTCNYPAREFGVRSAMATAHALKLCPHLTLVAGRMNLYRDVSREVMAILHQYAWRRDGDVLLQQVSVDEAYLEINPELNASDVAEQIRLQVREDLGITVSAGIAPNKFLAKVASDWNKPDGQCVVKPHRVDDFVRLLDVRKVPGIGPAMQKKLEQKGIVTCADAQGWSQTDLVRQFGRMGAMLYQRCRGIDRRQLSMGRERKSIGVERTFAEDLLGEQACLEQLPRLWQLWLERVEKTEFDVEQLAPYVKVKFTDFTQTTLADVHELATEEGFARLFKKAIKRQDQGVRLLGIGGRCPQINEQQLNLF; encoded by the coding sequence TTGTTTCTACCCGTTGATATCGGTTATTCTGCTGTATGTATAAACAGTGTTGTCTTCAAGCCAATGACGTTACTCCGACCCGATACCTTCTCCAGTCGAAAAGTAATTCATATCGATTGTGACTGTTTTTTTGCAGCGGTTGAGATGCGTGAAAACCCGACATACCGTGATATTCCGATTGCGATTGGTGGTGATGCCAAACGTCGAGGGGTGATCTCTACCTGTAATTATCCCGCTCGTGAGTTTGGTGTACGCTCAGCCATGGCAACGGCTCATGCGCTGAAGTTGTGTCCGCACCTGACGCTGGTCGCTGGTAGGATGAACTTGTATCGCGATGTTTCCCGTGAGGTCATGGCTATTCTGCATCAGTACGCCTGGCGCAGAGATGGCGATGTGTTGTTGCAGCAGGTATCGGTAGATGAAGCTTATCTGGAAATAAATCCGGAATTAAATGCCAGTGATGTAGCTGAGCAAATCCGCCTGCAGGTGCGTGAAGATCTTGGCATTACCGTTTCGGCGGGTATTGCGCCGAATAAGTTTCTGGCAAAAGTAGCCAGCGATTGGAATAAACCGGACGGTCAATGTGTGGTGAAACCGCATCGTGTAGATGATTTTGTGCGGTTACTGGATGTTCGCAAGGTACCGGGAATTGGTCCGGCGATGCAGAAAAAACTGGAGCAAAAAGGAATTGTCACGTGTGCTGATGCACAAGGCTGGAGCCAAACGGATTTGGTTCGTCAGTTTGGCCGTATGGGGGCGATGTTGTATCAGCGCTGTCGAGGTATTGATCGGCGCCAGCTGAGTATGGGGCGAGAGCGTAAATCGATCGGTGTTGAGCGTACCTTTGCCGAAGATTTATTGGGCGAGCAGGCCTGCTTGGAACAGTTACCCCGTCTTTGGCAGTTATGGCTGGAACGAGTGGAAAAAACCGAATTTGACGTTGAGCAATTAGCGCCATACGTGAAAGTGAAATTCACTGATTTTACTCAGACAACGTTGGCGGATGTTCATGAGTTGGCGACTGAGGAAGGCTTCGCCCGACTATTCAAAAAAGCGATAAAACGTCAGGATCAGGGCGTCAGGTTATTGGGTATTGGTGGTCGCTGCCCGCAAATTAACGAGCAGCAACTGAATTTATTCTGA
- a CDS encoding phosphatase PAP2 family protein, which produces MALAKPMQPKAALLFSKADRLELTLCQQMNRMGYYRTIRLFFRAISRLGDGVFWYSLALALPFVYGAEAILALGHITLTALLCVAVYSQLKNRLVRQRPFISFRDITAHTAPLDLYSFPSGHTMNAVNFAVLFSVFFPALLWIVAPFALLVALSRVILGMHYPTDVLVGAALGSLISIGSLILFPTGMFA; this is translated from the coding sequence ATGGCACTCGCAAAACCAATGCAACCAAAAGCAGCGCTACTGTTTAGTAAAGCAGATCGCCTGGAACTGACGCTATGTCAGCAAATGAACCGTATGGGCTACTACCGTACGATCCGATTATTTTTCAGAGCAATCAGCCGCCTTGGTGACGGCGTATTCTGGTATTCACTGGCACTGGCATTGCCGTTTGTTTATGGTGCTGAAGCCATTCTGGCTCTTGGTCACATCACCCTGACAGCACTGTTGTGTGTTGCCGTGTATAGCCAGTTAAAAAATCGTCTGGTGCGTCAGCGACCGTTCATTTCTTTTCGTGATATTACCGCCCACACTGCACCACTGGACCTTTACAGCTTTCCATCTGGTCACACCATGAATGCGGTTAATTTTGCAGTTTTGTTTAGCGTCTTTTTTCCGGCGCTCTTGTGGATTGTTGCTCCGTTTGCCCTTCTTGTCGCTTTATCGCGGGTTATTCTGGGTATGCACTATCCGACCGATGTATTGGTCGGTGCCGCGTTGGGCAGCCTGATCAGTATCGGTTCATTGATCTTGTTTCCAACGGGTATGTTCGCTTAA
- a CDS encoding glycosyltransferase family 1 protein, with protein MDLTLTRITLITETFAPEINGVANTLGHLVRGMLAAGIEIQVIRPRQHKQDKSHQKGRLTTTTLPGLPLPGYNALKFGLPMKRQILDAMAQFKPQAVYVATEGPMGWAAVKAAQQLGLGVLSGFHTNFHQYIEHYHLGMLEKLAYRYLRYFHNQTQGTLVPTRKQRDELEQHGFDNVRVLSRGVDSELFSPTKRSDALRRQWGAKPQDLVLLYVGRIAGEKNMDLALKTYQQLLNTDERVRLVLVGDGPELENIREQYPQVICCGMQRGEDLAQHYASGDIFLFPSKTDTFGNVVTEAMASGLAVVSFDYAAAHEHIRNNDNGMLADFDNDQSFIQQAATLLDSPNLLNQIRAHARNTARNISWKTIVEEFIARLNSTQTEVNNHGTRKTNATKSSATV; from the coding sequence ATGGATCTGACACTGACACGTATCACGCTGATTACAGAAACCTTTGCCCCGGAAATTAACGGTGTGGCGAATACACTCGGTCATTTGGTGCGTGGCATGCTGGCTGCTGGCATTGAAATTCAGGTAATCCGTCCGCGTCAGCACAAGCAGGACAAAAGCCATCAGAAAGGCCGTTTAACCACGACTACGTTACCCGGCTTGCCATTGCCCGGTTACAACGCACTGAAATTCGGCTTACCTATGAAGCGTCAGATTCTCGATGCCATGGCCCAGTTTAAGCCCCAAGCGGTTTATGTAGCCACGGAAGGACCCATGGGCTGGGCTGCTGTAAAAGCGGCACAACAACTGGGTTTAGGAGTGCTCAGCGGTTTCCACACCAATTTTCATCAATACATAGAACATTATCATCTGGGCATGCTGGAAAAACTGGCGTATCGCTATTTACGCTACTTCCATAACCAGACCCAGGGGACGCTGGTACCGACACGCAAACAACGTGACGAACTGGAGCAGCATGGCTTCGACAATGTCCGGGTGTTGTCCAGAGGTGTTGATAGTGAATTATTTTCACCGACAAAACGCAGTGATGCATTGCGGCGCCAATGGGGGGCAAAACCCCAGGATTTAGTGCTGCTTTATGTTGGCCGTATCGCTGGTGAGAAAAACATGGATCTGGCGTTGAAAACCTATCAGCAGCTTTTGAATACCGACGAGCGGGTAAGACTGGTTTTGGTAGGTGATGGACCTGAGCTCGAAAATATCCGCGAGCAATATCCACAAGTGATTTGCTGTGGCATGCAACGCGGAGAAGATCTTGCCCAACACTATGCCAGCGGTGATATTTTTCTGTTCCCGAGCAAGACCGACACCTTCGGTAATGTGGTAACCGAAGCTATGGCCAGTGGTCTGGCAGTAGTCAGCTTTGATTATGCCGCGGCCCACGAACACATTCGTAACAACGATAACGGCATGCTGGCCGACTTCGATAACGATCAGAGCTTTATTCAGCAAGCAGCCACTCTCCTCGACAGCCCGAATTTGCTGAATCAGATCCGGGCTCATGCACGTAATACCGCCAGGAACATTTCCTGGAAAACGATTGTAGAAGAATTTATTGCACGCCTTAACAGTACGCAAACTGAGGTAAATAACCATGGCACTCGCAAAACCAATGCAACCAAAAGCAGCGCTACTGTTTAG
- a CDS encoding AraC family transcriptional regulator — protein MIRGTWSLTEPLVPVNVPATMVRVGREKGLQQDILLDNTGITEEMLADPTARLTYQQLLLLTENLIRNYPVNTLGIDLGAAVNINQYGMLGYAILSCADVRSALQLGLKYHSLIDPAFTFEVVEQQQNTAIRLTTHIPLDHIYRMLCDVFVVNFASLGRFLTGNSALQPTEVHLNHPAPDYIDVYKEYFDCPILFDQPRTELLIDSGYLDLPLIMADQATAAMAESQCAEILTRMGPKEGIAAKVRRILLSNPGQFPPVDVVASHLATSTRTLSRSLQEVGTSYQRILDEVRKEMAIEYLRNSALPIEEIAALVGYSDPSNFRKAFRRWTTHAPSYYREEND, from the coding sequence ATGATCAGAGGTACCTGGAGTCTTACTGAACCACTAGTGCCAGTTAACGTTCCGGCGACAATGGTTCGGGTCGGTCGAGAAAAAGGACTGCAACAGGATATTTTGTTAGATAACACCGGCATCACAGAAGAAATGCTGGCGGATCCTACTGCCCGTCTGACGTATCAGCAGCTGTTGTTATTAACTGAAAATCTGATTCGCAATTACCCCGTCAACACGCTGGGGATTGACCTCGGTGCTGCCGTCAATATTAATCAGTACGGCATGTTGGGCTATGCCATTCTCAGTTGTGCAGACGTCCGCAGTGCATTGCAACTTGGACTAAAATACCACTCACTGATTGACCCGGCTTTTACCTTTGAAGTGGTGGAGCAACAGCAAAACACCGCAATTCGTCTGACGACACACATTCCTCTTGATCATATTTATCGCATGTTATGCGATGTGTTTGTGGTGAACTTTGCCAGTCTGGGGCGCTTCCTGACCGGTAACAGTGCACTGCAACCGACAGAGGTGCACCTGAACCACCCCGCACCCGACTATATCGACGTGTATAAAGAGTATTTTGATTGCCCGATTCTGTTTGATCAGCCGCGTACCGAATTGCTGATTGATTCCGGCTATCTGGATTTGCCACTGATTATGGCTGACCAGGCAACTGCCGCGATGGCAGAAAGCCAGTGTGCCGAAATTCTTACCCGCATGGGACCTAAAGAAGGTATCGCAGCTAAGGTACGTCGCATTCTGCTATCCAATCCGGGTCAGTTTCCTCCGGTGGATGTGGTCGCCAGTCATCTGGCAACATCGACCAGAACTCTTAGCCGCAGCCTGCAAGAAGTTGGCACGTCCTACCAGCGCATTCTCGATGAAGTACGCAAAGAAATGGCTATCGAATATCTGCGCAATTCAGCCCTGCCAATCGAAGAGATTGCAGCGCTTGTTGGATACTCCGACCCCTCGAACTTCCGCAAGGCTTTCCGTCGCTGGACCACCCATGCGCCATCGTATTACCGCGAAGAAAACGATTAA
- a CDS encoding TetR family transcriptional regulator, which produces MAPDGTGNGKSLAYQGRKASRAKSEHRRRLILEAALRIVVREGVRGIRHRAVAKEADVPLAATTYYFKDIQELIVDTFTLYTEKALGVVNRFADQFYLPLKEMSVSNLKTLTSGDNVTAEELDKVLEYLVTQLTNYVKEQTGNERDMLIAEQAFRYEAIVNDRIRELALMHRKVLSAKIEEFMQLVASPAPREDAEMLMGLFHSIEYSVLLVGADNADFDHIGRTLKRYLALIIPDLIRQRHS; this is translated from the coding sequence ATGGCGCCAGATGGCACAGGTAATGGGAAGTCCTTAGCGTATCAGGGACGCAAAGCCAGCCGGGCAAAGAGCGAACACCGGCGCCGTCTGATTCTTGAAGCTGCACTGAGAATTGTGGTGCGCGAAGGTGTTCGCGGTATTCGTCATCGCGCGGTCGCGAAGGAAGCAGATGTGCCGCTGGCTGCCACCACGTATTACTTTAAAGATATTCAGGAATTGATTGTTGATACGTTCACGTTGTACACCGAGAAGGCGTTGGGTGTCGTGAATCGTTTTGCTGATCAGTTTTATCTACCGCTGAAAGAGATGTCTGTCAGCAATCTGAAGACATTGACTTCTGGCGACAATGTCACTGCAGAAGAATTGGATAAGGTACTTGAGTATCTGGTCACGCAGTTAACAAACTACGTCAAAGAACAGACCGGAAACGAGCGTGATATGTTGATCGCTGAGCAGGCGTTCCGTTACGAAGCGATTGTGAATGATCGCATTCGTGAGTTGGCGTTAATGCACCGCAAGGTACTGTCCGCCAAGATTGAAGAGTTCATGCAACTGGTTGCTTCACCGGCACCTCGGGAAGATGCTGAGATGTTAATGGGATTGTTCCACTCGATAGAGTACTCCGTTTTGCTGGTAGGTGCTGATAATGCCGACTTCGATCATATTGGTCGGACACTGAAGCGCTACCTGGCGCTGATCATTCCTGACTTGATACGCCAGCGCCACAGCTGA
- a CDS encoding NAD(P)/FAD-dependent oxidoreductase, with product MQADFQFCVIGAGVVGLAIAYQLSQYGSVIVLERHPITGSETSSRNSEVIHAGLYYPTGSLKESLCLRGKQLLYEFCEQYQVPHQRIGKLIVAQQSDDAKLLQLERKARQLKIPIERLNQNQLQQKEPHICGQAALFSPTTGIIDSHAYMQTLAHQAQRHGALIMCKSEFLRAKQQQKCWSIDIQTADGPFSFTSEKIVNSAGLSAQQVAKTLPVLDQPVPELHPCRGHYFSYSGSNPFNHLIYPLPEANLAGLGIHATIDLGNQLRFGPDTEYLGDSPLCYDVNEQGLKDKFCNAIRQYYPQLDSERLHADYAGIRPKLHSQHHPAADFVFSRNSNVMHLFGIESPGFTASLAIAEEVTQWANSAL from the coding sequence ATGCAGGCAGATTTTCAATTCTGTGTCATCGGCGCTGGCGTCGTAGGTCTGGCCATAGCCTATCAGCTAAGCCAGTATGGCAGCGTGATTGTGCTCGAACGACACCCGATTACAGGTTCAGAAACGTCCAGCCGAAACAGTGAAGTGATTCATGCTGGGTTGTACTACCCGACAGGCTCTCTGAAAGAATCCCTTTGTCTGCGCGGCAAGCAGCTACTTTATGAGTTCTGCGAGCAATACCAGGTGCCACACCAGCGCATTGGTAAGCTGATTGTTGCGCAGCAATCGGATGATGCCAAATTACTGCAACTTGAGCGTAAAGCACGGCAGCTGAAGATACCGATTGAGCGCCTGAATCAAAACCAGCTGCAACAGAAAGAGCCACACATTTGTGGACAGGCCGCCTTGTTTTCACCAACCACAGGCATTATCGACAGTCATGCTTATATGCAGACATTGGCGCATCAGGCACAGCGCCATGGTGCTTTGATTATGTGCAAGAGTGAGTTTCTGCGGGCTAAGCAACAACAGAAGTGTTGGTCAATTGATATCCAGACTGCGGATGGACCGTTTTCCTTCACCAGTGAAAAGATCGTTAACAGCGCGGGGCTATCTGCCCAGCAAGTGGCGAAAACCCTCCCGGTTTTGGACCAGCCTGTTCCTGAGCTTCATCCCTGTCGCGGTCATTACTTCAGTTACTCTGGCAGCAACCCGTTTAATCATCTGATTTACCCACTGCCGGAGGCGAACCTGGCTGGTCTCGGTATTCACGCCACCATCGACCTCGGAAATCAATTGCGATTTGGACCGGACACTGAGTACCTGGGTGATTCGCCTTTGTGCTACGACGTAAACGAACAAGGACTGAAAGACAAATTCTGCAACGCCATTCGTCAATACTACCCCCAGCTGGACAGTGAAAGACTTCATGCGGACTACGCCGGCATTCGTCCAAAACTGCATTCACAACATCACCCTGCCGCAGATTTCGTATTCAGTCGTAATAGTAACGTGATGCATTTGTTCGGCATTGAAAGTCCCGGCTTTACTGCTTCTCTGGCCATCGCTGAAGAAGTCACACAATGGGCCAATTCGGCGCTCTGA